The Streptomyces achromogenes DNA segment CGGCAGTTGCGCACGCTCGGCGTATTCGCCGTCGTCGTATTCTTCCTGCTCATGCTGCTGCCCGCGGACGACTGGAATCAGCGGGCCGGCCGATCGGTGTTCTTCTTGATCGGAGCGGCGTTCTCGGCGGCCACCGGTTATATCGGTATGTGGCTCGCCGTGCGCAGCAACGTGCGTGTCGCCGCGGCGGCACGGGAAGCGACGCCGGCGGAAGGCGAACCGGAAAAGGATCTCACCGCCGTCTCGCACAAAGCAATGAAGATCGCATTTCGTACGGGCGGCGTCGTCGGCATGTTCACGGTGGGGCTCGGCCTGCTCGGCGCGGCCTGCGTGGTGCTGGTGTACGCGGCCGACGCGCCGAAGGTGCTGGAGGGATTCGGACTCGGCGCCGCCCTCATCGCCATGTTCATGAGGGTCGGCGGCGGCATCTTCACCAAGGCCGCCGACGTCGGCGCCGACCTGGTCGGAAAGGTCGAGCAGGGCATTCCGGAGGACGATCCGCGCAATGCCGCGACCATCGCCGACAACGTCGGCGACAACGTCGGCGACTGCGCGGGCATGGCGGCCGACCTCTTCGAGTCGTACGCCGTGACCCTGGTGGCCGCGCTGATCCTGGGCAAGGCGGCCTTCGGCGACGCCGGACTCGCCTTCCCGCTGCTCGTGCCCGCGATCGGCGTGCTCACGGCCATGGCCGGGATCTTCGCGGTCGCCCCACGCCGGTCCGACCGAAGCGGCATGTCGGCGATCAACCGGGGCTTCTTCATCTCGGCGACGATCTCGCTCGTGCTGGTCGCCGTGGCCGTCTTCCTCTATCTCCCCGGCAAGTACGCCGACCTCGACGGCGTCACCGACGCGGCGATCCAGGGCAAGAGCGGCGACCCGCGGGTCCTCGCACTCGTCGCGGTGGCGATCGGCATTCTTCTGGCAGCCGTCATCCAGCAGTTGACGGGCTATTTCACGGAGACCAACCGCCGGCCGGTGCGCGACATCGGCAAGTCGTCGCTGACGGGCCCCGCCACCGTGGTCCTCGCCGGAATCTCCGTCGGACTCGAATCGGCCGTCTACACCGCCCTGTTGATCGGACTCGGCGTGTACGGGGCGTTCCTGCTGGGCGGTACGTCGATCATGCTGGCGCTGTTCGCGGTGGCGCTGGCCGGCACCGGTCTGCTCACCACGGTGGGCGTGATCGTCGCCATGGACACCTTCGGACCGGTCTCCGACAACGCGCAGGGCATCGCCGAGATGTCCGGTGACGTCGAGGGCGCGGGCGCGCAGGTTCTCACCAACCTGGACGCCGTCGGCAACACCACCAAGGCGATCACCAAGGGCATCGCCATCGCCACCGCAGTTCTCGCGGCGTCGGCGCTCTTCGGGTCGTACCGGGACGCGATCACGACCGGCGCGCAGGACGTGGGCGAGAAACTGTCCGGGGCGGGCGCGCCGATGACCCTGATGATGGACATCTCGCAGCCCAACAACCTCGTCGGTCTCATCGCCGGCGCGGCGGTCGTCTTCCTCTTCTCGGGGCTGGCGATCAACGCGGTGTCACGGTCGGCCGGCGCCGTGGTGTTCGAGGTGCGGCGGCAGTTCCGCGAGCACCCCGGGATCATGGACTACAGCGAGGAGCCGGAGTACGGCAAGGTCGTCGACATCTGCACCCGGGACGCGTTGCGCGAGCTGGCCACACCCGGACTGCTCGCCGTGCTGGCGCCCATCTTCATCGGGTTCACCCTCGGGGTCGGGGCGCTGGGCGCGTTCCTGGCGGGCGCGATCGGCTCCGGCACGCTGATGGCCGTCTTCCTCGCCAACTCCGGTGGCGCGTGGGACAACGCCAAGAAGCTGGTCGAGGACGGCCATCACGGCGGCAAGGGCAGCGAGGCGCACGCGGCGACGGTGATCGGTGACACGGTCGGCGACCCGTTCAAGGACACCGCCGGCCCCGCGATCAACCCGTTGCTGAAGGTCATGAACCTCGTGGCGCTCCTCATCGCGCCCGCAGTGATCAAGTTCAGCTATGGCGAGGACAAGAGCATCG contains these protein-coding regions:
- a CDS encoding sodium-translocating pyrophosphatase translates to MAGLPTSHPLDHPTTLAAAELTDGNRLLVVVIALVALAALVVAGVLLRQVLAAGEGTDSMKKIAAAVQEGANAYLARQLRTLGVFAVVVFFLLMLLPADDWNQRAGRSVFFLIGAAFSAATGYIGMWLAVRSNVRVAAAAREATPAEGEPEKDLTAVSHKAMKIAFRTGGVVGMFTVGLGLLGAACVVLVYAADAPKVLEGFGLGAALIAMFMRVGGGIFTKAADVGADLVGKVEQGIPEDDPRNAATIADNVGDNVGDCAGMAADLFESYAVTLVAALILGKAAFGDAGLAFPLLVPAIGVLTAMAGIFAVAPRRSDRSGMSAINRGFFISATISLVLVAVAVFLYLPGKYADLDGVTDAAIQGKSGDPRVLALVAVAIGILLAAVIQQLTGYFTETNRRPVRDIGKSSLTGPATVVLAGISVGLESAVYTALLIGLGVYGAFLLGGTSIMLALFAVALAGTGLLTTVGVIVAMDTFGPVSDNAQGIAEMSGDVEGAGAQVLTNLDAVGNTTKAITKGIAIATAVLAASALFGSYRDAITTGAQDVGEKLSGAGAPMTLMMDISQPNNLVGLIAGAAVVFLFSGLAINAVSRSAGAVVFEVRRQFREHPGIMDYSEEPEYGKVVDICTRDALRELATPGLLAVLAPIFIGFTLGVGALGAFLAGAIGSGTLMAVFLANSGGAWDNAKKLVEDGHHGGKGSEAHAATVIGDTVGDPFKDTAGPAINPLLKVMNLVALLIAPAVIKFSYGEDKSIGVRIVIALLSLLVIVVAVYVSKRRGIAMGDEENNTGSAAKSVDPAVVS